The region CCAAAGAAAATTTGGTGGAAAGAATCCGTAGTATATCAAGTTTACCCACGCTCTTTTAAAGATTCCAATGGTGATGGAATTGGTGATTTGCAGGGTTTGATTTCTAAGCTTGATTATTTAAAGCATTTGGGGATCGATGTTATCTGGATCTGCCCTATGTTTAAGTCCCCGATGGACGACAACGGTTATGACATCAGTGACTATCAAGCGATTCACGACGAGTTCGGAACAATGGAAGATTTCGATCAGCTGTTGAAGGGCTGTCACGATCGCGGCATCCGCTTGATCTTGGATTTGGTTGTTAACCATACAAGCGATGAACATCCGTGGTTTATTGAATCGCGCTCTTCGAAAGACAATCCTAAACGCGACTGGTACATCTGGCGCGATGGTAAGAATGGCAAAGAGCCCAACAACTGGGAAAGCATTTTCAGCGGTTCTGCATGGAAATACGATGAACTGACTCAACAGTGGTTTATGCACGTATTTTCCGCAAGACAGCCTGACTTGAACTGGGAAAACCATGACATGCGTAAAGCTGTTTACGAAATGATCTGCTGGTGGTTGGACCGTGGTATCGATGGTTTCCGTATTGATGCCTTCACTCACACTCGTAAAGAGCCTGGTTTGGCAGACATGCCGAATCCAGAAAACTTCGAATATGTTCCTTCATATCCTAAACACATGAACGTTCCGGGAGTTCTGGAATACGTTCAAGATCTTTCACAGAATACTTTTCAAAAGTATGACTGCATGACCGTGGGCGAAGCTAACGGTGTGAATGCGGAACACGCGGCAGAGTGGGTGGGCGAAACAAAGGGTCGCTTTAACATGGTGATTCAGTTTGAACATGTGGGCTTGTGGGATACGAACCCCGATCAGCGCTTCAACATGAAAGAATTAAAGCGTGTGTTCGCGAACTGGCAAAAGGGCTTAGAGGGAATTGGTTGGAATGCGTTGTTCGTGGAAAACCACGATGTGCCTCGTATTAACTCGAAGTGGGGTGATAATAAGCATCACTGGCACGAGAGCAGCACCGCTATAGCGACGATGTATTTCATGATGCAAGGGACTCCTTTCATCTATCAGGGGCAAGAGATCGGTATGACAAATACTCATTTCAATGGTCCTGAAGACTTTAACGACGTTTCAGCGAAAAACTATTTTGTCGTTAAACGCAAAGAGGGTATGACCGATGCTGAAATCACGGCGGAGTTAAATCATACTTCGCGTGACAATGCTCGCACACCGATGCAATGGGATTCTTCGCACAATGCGGGATTCAGCACGGGCACCCCGTGGTTGAAAGTAAATCCGAATCACAAGCACATCAACGTAGCAGCGCAGCTGGACGATCAAAATTCGATCTTTAACTATTACCGCCGCATGATTCGTTTGCGTCGTCAGCACGAGGGACTTATCTACGGATCTTTCGATATGGTAGCGCCTCACCACAAAGAAGTTTTCGCTTACACTCGTACTTATGGTTCGGAAAAATTCTTTATCATTTCCAATATGACTAAAAAGACAGTGCATGTGGAAATTGGCCCTATTCATTTACGTCCTGAGGGTTTGTTGATGGCAAATATGGAAGTGACAGACCATGGGATGGAACACAATCTGCACTTAAAACCTTTCGAAGCGCGTATTTATAAAATCTAACTCAGCTTTAGCGCGGTCTTGATGATCGCGTTGAGTTCCTGGGGTTTTTCTAAAGGAATGAAATGACCCGATCCTTCGATCATATGTAAATGTGATCGAGGGACGGCGCGGTTAAAGGCCTCTAGTTTTTCTTTCGGAGCAATTTGATCTTGAGCTCCGCCCACTAAAGTTATTGGAAACTTCATCGAGTTTAAATGCATCTTAAGATCTTTGCGATCTAAGGTGGCATTCATCTGATTCAAATACATTTCGGTATTGTTACTTGCTGCCATTTCCAGAATCAAATTTCTGATGTGTTCGTTTTTGATGGCATCTGGATGCAAATAGTGTTCAAGCTGTTTGCTAGAGATTCCCCCGAACGCCACTTTTTTTAATAGATTGCGCGTTTGAATTCGGATCTTCACTTCGACATCAGTCAGCGGCGAACCCGTGGTGCCAATTAAAACCAATTGTTCCACACGATGCGGAAATTGTGTCGCAAAAACTTGTGCGACGTAAGCACCCATCGAAAAACCGATCAGTGTGAGTGGTGAGCCAAAGGTCTCATGGATGGCAGCAAGCATCTGATTAAGATTGATCGCCATGCGAAGATCGGGGAATGCGCAAGGGGTGCCGGCCAAAATTTCTTTCTGGTACGTCCACAATCGATCATCACAAAGAAAGCCCGGCAGGAAAACCACGTTGGTTGACATATGTTAAGCATAACAAGCTCTCATGTGAGCTGCAATTCAGTCTGGGATATTTGACAAGGACTCCAAAAGAAATTTGCTAAGCCAAGTCGGGGTTTAGCAAGATGAAAACACTGAAGGAGTACATTCAAATGAACATTCGTCATGATAAGGGCGGGCAGCGCTTTGTAACTAACGTTCAAGGCGGGGATGCTCATATTCTATATCGTCGAGGGCCTAATAATTCTTATGACCTCTATGCGACTTACGTTCCGACGGAGTCACGGGGTCAGAACATCGCAGATCGATTAGTGCGAGAGGCGGTTCGTGTCGCCAAAGAAGACAAAGTCCAGATTATTGACTCATGTCCATACGTCGCAAGTTGGTTTAAAAAGCA is a window of Bdellovibrio sp. SKB1291214 DNA encoding:
- a CDS encoding glycoside hydrolase family 13 protein, which codes for MSHAVQPKKIWWKESVVYQVYPRSFKDSNGDGIGDLQGLISKLDYLKHLGIDVIWICPMFKSPMDDNGYDISDYQAIHDEFGTMEDFDQLLKGCHDRGIRLILDLVVNHTSDEHPWFIESRSSKDNPKRDWYIWRDGKNGKEPNNWESIFSGSAWKYDELTQQWFMHVFSARQPDLNWENHDMRKAVYEMICWWLDRGIDGFRIDAFTHTRKEPGLADMPNPENFEYVPSYPKHMNVPGVLEYVQDLSQNTFQKYDCMTVGEANGVNAEHAAEWVGETKGRFNMVIQFEHVGLWDTNPDQRFNMKELKRVFANWQKGLEGIGWNALFVENHDVPRINSKWGDNKHHWHESSTAIATMYFMMQGTPFIYQGQEIGMTNTHFNGPEDFNDVSAKNYFVVKRKEGMTDAEITAELNHTSRDNARTPMQWDSSHNAGFSTGTPWLKVNPNHKHINVAAQLDDQNSIFNYYRRMIRLRRQHEGLIYGSFDMVAPHHKEVFAYTRTYGSEKFFIISNMTKKTVHVEIGPIHLRPEGLLMANMEVTDHGMEHNLHLKPFEARIYKI
- a CDS encoding alpha/beta fold hydrolase translates to MSTNVVFLPGFLCDDRLWTYQKEILAGTPCAFPDLRMAINLNQMLAAIHETFGSPLTLIGFSMGAYVAQVFATQFPHRVEQLVLIGTTGSPLTDVEVKIRIQTRNLLKKVAFGGISSKQLEHYLHPDAIKNEHIRNLILEMAASNNTEMYLNQMNATLDRKDLKMHLNSMKFPITLVGGAQDQIAPKEKLEAFNRAVPRSHLHMIEGSGHFIPLEKPQELNAIIKTALKLS
- a CDS encoding GNAT family N-acetyltransferase; this translates as MKTLKEYIQMNIRHDKGGQRFVTNVQGGDAHILYRRGPNNSYDLYATYVPTESRGQNIADRLVREAVRVAKEDKVQIIDSCPYVASWFKKHPEETRVLSKESGDSIIQVF